GAAGGACTAGGCTGCCTTTGGGTTTCAGGCCCTGAAGGACCATCCAGACTTAGTGAGCCTGGGCCTTAGGGAGAGGTAGATCCTGATGCCACCATTAAGTTCTGGGCAGCGAGGTGCGGAGGGGAGGTGGCAGTCCTCAGAGGTGCCTTGGACTCACaccaacacccccacccccatgtgtGCAGCCGTGTTGCCGCCCGCTGTGCTATGAGCAGTCAGAGCGCCGTCTCCACaagagtttacaaatgaaaatggaggaaATGTCTTTGTCTGGCCTGGATAACAGCAAACTAGAGGTGAGGGCTCCCCCACGTGTGCCTCTAGTTCTTTCTCTTGATGTCTCTACGTCGCTATATCTGGCATCCACACCAAAGAGGAATTTGGGTAGTCAGCCTTGTTCCTTAAAGGGAATAGCTGGCTGAAAAGGCCCAAGGATCCAAGAAGAAAGAACTCGAAGTCAAGATGGGGAAAATGGCAAAGAAAGCATTATTTTTGGCCAGGGCGAATTGGCAGGAGATTTGGTTGGTGAGAGTTGCTCTCAGTCCAAGGGGCTGTGACTTTCATGACCCTGGATGTTCTCCCTTGGGCCCAGGCCATCGCTCAGGAGATATACGCGGACCTGGTCGAGGATTCTTGTTTGGGATTCTGCTTTGAGGTACACCGGGCTGTCAAGTGTGGCTACTTCTTCCTGGACGACACGGATCCTGATAGCATGAAGGATTTTGGTGAGCTTCCGGGTTGAAGGAGAGTAGTCTAGCCCTGCCCTGGGAGTGCTTGGAGGTTCCTTCTCTGGCAGCCACACCAGATGTAGCGCCTGGAGCTCCTGTGAGCTTAGGCAGGGGTTTTGTAGAGGCCATGGGGCCACAAGCGGGAACAACAGGTGAGGGGCCCTGCCCACCCTGATCGCCACGCCTCTCCTGCCCCCAGAGATCGTGGACCAGCCGGGGTTGGACATCTTTGGACAGGTTTTCAACCAGTGGAAGAGCAAGGAGTGTGTTTGCCCCAATTGCAGCCGCAGCATTGCCGCCTCCCGCTTTGCTCCCCATCTGGAGAAGTGCCTGGGAATGGGTCGGAACAGCAGCCGAATTGCCAACCGCCGGTGAGGGCTTCTTCCCCTGCTAGAACCAGAGCGGCTCATCTTTTACAGCCTCTCCCGAGGTGTCATCCCCTGGGGGCATTTGTAGGGCATAGAGGGTGGGTTGTGCTTAGCCCCAGGTGCTCCACTCTACTCTGAAGTCGGGGGCAGAGAGAGGTGGCAGCCTtgaccctcccccttccccacccttggCAGGATTGCCAATAGCAACAACATGAACAAATCTGAGAGTGACCAAGAGGATAACGATGACATCAATGACAACGACTGGTCCTACGGCTCAGAGAAGAAAGGTGTTTGGGGATCTGGGGAATCGGGGAGGGGGGCACTGGGGTGAGGTGGGTACGTAAGACTTGGGTATGTAATAGTTACAAGTTGTTATCCTGAATGAGGGGGGAGAGTGTAGCTTTGTACTTCTCTTTAGGTGCCCTTAGATTGGGAACTTAAAGTGACCCTGCCCTTTATCCTTTTGTCCTACACAGCCAAGAAGAGAAAATCAGACAAGGTGAGAGCCGGGGCAAGCATGAGGGAAATTTGGGCAAAGGACAGATACCCTCCCCTTTGGGCAGGGAGTCTTCGGGTATCTCAAATCTGAGGTCACTGGGTGCCTCTCTGGGTTCTGGGATGAGGGTGTCTGATGGGCAGGAGGGCAGCAGAGGCCTTGGGAGAATGTGGGGAAGGGGGAATCTGGGTAGATAGGCCTCtgactggggaggaagaggaggaatttgaggatgtttgtcaaatcttttttccttccctgggtTCTCGGCTCCCCCTTATCGTTACCCTTTCCCCAAAGCTATGGTATCTCCCATTCCAGAACCCCAATTCCCCTCGAAGATCCAAgtctttaaaacacaaaaatggtAAGTGGGGCTGGAACAATGGGAGTGGTTCTAACTGTGTCTTCTGGGACTCGTTGctggagggtggaggtgggggcatgAGGGGCAGGGGTATTGAGGGAGGGCCTGTGATCCTTCTGTCACCCCCACTTCCTCTCTGGTTATTTTCAGGGTTCTCTGTCTGTACCTCTGCATCAAACACCcttccccttcttttttcttcttcaggggAACTTAGCAATTCGGATCCTTTTAAGGTGAGTAGGGGCTGCCCCTCTTAGGTTCCCTGTCATTTTCCTTGCTGTGAGTTGGGTGGGATTTGGACACGTGGGGATCAGAATGTTGACAGCCAGAAGCACTAGATGGGGTACTTGGGACTTCCGTATTTATGTTCTTTCTGGGTCCTGGTCCCAACCCCTTACCCATGGGTAGGTGGGATGAAAGGAATCACTGGAAAACTTCTGGGTGGTCTTAAGGCCTTCTCACTTAGAAAGGGCTGAGAGGGACTGattccccacccctaccctcctTTCCTTGACTGCCCTTTCTCTAACCTGTACCTCTGGTTCTCACCCAGTATAACAACTCAACTGGGATCAGCTACGAGACCCTGGGGCCAGAGGAACTGCGTAGCCTGCTCACCACGGTGAGGGACCAGGGAAGGGGAGGCCCTTGGGAGTGGGCTTAGCCACAGGCCATGGTTGAGGCCCTGGAAGAGGCTGGTGATGAAGCAGTGAGAGCCGCATAGTTTTCTCTTCTGAATTAGATTTCCTGGCCAATGGTGGTCTGGGGCCGTGTGCCCTGGACTCCTTGGGGCCATTTCTGCTTGTGCAGTCTAGCATTTGTACAGAAGGGAATGTCTAGTGTCTAGAGTAGGCTTTCCTCCATTCCTCCTTTCAGCTTATATTCCTCTTCTAGCAATGTGGGGTGATTTCTGAACACACCAAGAAGATGTGCACAAGGTGAGCTCAGAACCTAGAGAGGGGGCCGGGGGCCCCGCTGCACACTCACCCTGGGCATGGGTCGGGAGTACCCCTGGACTTGAGCAACAGGgctcccacccctcccttcccctcctcaaaTGATCAGGCCTTAGGCCACAACCTGGGGGCTCTCCGTTCATCCCTTCCCTGTGTCCATCGCTCCCACCTCTGCTGAGGGGTGGGGCTTCGCCTGTATTCCTCAGAGCCTTCCTCTTTTGTCAGGGTCTGATCATTCTTTCCCCACCAGGTCTCTGCGCTGTCCCCAGCACACGGATGAGCAGCGGCGAGCTGTGCGGATATATTTCCTTGGACCCTCAGCGTAAGCGACCTTCTGGGAAG
This is a stretch of genomic DNA from Camelus bactrianus isolate YW-2024 breed Bactrian camel chromosome 16, ASM4877302v1, whole genome shotgun sequence. It encodes these proteins:
- the ATXN7L3 gene encoding ataxin-7-like protein 3 isoform X4; the protein is MKMEEMSLSGLDNSKLEAIAQEIYADLVEDSCLGFCFEVHRAVKCGYFFLDDTDPDSMKDFEIVDQPGLDIFGQVFNQWKSKECVCPNCSRSIAASRFAPHLEKCLGMGRNSSRIANRRIANSNNMNKSESDQEDNDDINDNDWSYGSEKKAKKRKSDKNPNSPRRSKSLKHKNGELSNSDPFKYNNSTGISYETLGPEELRSLLTTQCGVISEHTKKMCTRSLRCPQHTDEQRRAVRIYFLGPSAVLPEVESSLDNDSFDMTDSQALISRLQWDGSSDLSPSDSGSSKTSENQGWGLGTNSSESRKTKKKKSHLSLVGTASGLGSNKKKKPKPPAPPTPSIYDDIN
- the ATXN7L3 gene encoding ataxin-7-like protein 3 isoform X1, coding for MKMEEMSLSGLDNSKLEAIAQEIYADLVEDSCLGFCFEVHRAVKCGYFFLDDTDPDSMKDFEIVDQPGLDIFGQVFNQWKSKECVCPNCSRSIAASRFAPHLEKCLGMGRNSSRIANRRIANSNNMNKSESDQEDNDDINDNDWSYGSEKKAKKRKSDKLWYLPFQNPNSPRRSKSLKHKNGFSVCTSASNTLPLLFSSSGELSNSDPFKYNNSTGISYETLGPEELRSLLTTQCGVISEHTKKMCTRSLRCPQHTDEQRRAVRIYFLGPSAVLPEVESSLDNDSFDMTDSQALISRLQWDGSSDLSPSDSGSSKTSENQGWGLGTNSSESRKTKKKKSHLSLVGTASGLGSNKKKKPKPPAPPTPSIYDDIN
- the ATXN7L3 gene encoding ataxin-7-like protein 3 isoform X2, whose product is MKMEEMSLSGLDNSKLEAIAQEIYADLVEDSCLGFCFEVHRAVKCGYFFLDDTDPDSMKDFEIVDQPGLDIFGQVFNQWKSKECVCPNCSRSIAASRFAPHLEKCLGMGRNSSRIANRRIANSNNMNKSESDQEDNDDINDNDWSYGSEKKAKKRKSDKNPNSPRRSKSLKHKNGFSVCTSASNTLPLLFSSSGELSNSDPFKYNNSTGISYETLGPEELRSLLTTQCGVISEHTKKMCTRSLRCPQHTDEQRRAVRIYFLGPSAVLPEVESSLDNDSFDMTDSQALISRLQWDGSSDLSPSDSGSSKTSENQGWGLGTNSSESRKTKKKKSHLSLVGTASGLGSNKKKKPKPPAPPTPSIYDDIN
- the ATXN7L3 gene encoding ataxin-7-like protein 3 isoform X3, which gives rise to MKMEEMSLSGLDNSKLEAIAQEIYADLVEDSCLGFCFEVHRAVKCGYFFLDDTDPDSMKDFEIVDQPGLDIFGQVFNQWKSKECVCPNCSRSIAASRFAPHLEKCLGMGRNSSRIANRRIANSNNMNKSESDQEDNDDINDNDWSYGSEKKAKKRKSDKLWYLPFQNPNSPRRSKSLKHKNGELSNSDPFKYNNSTGISYETLGPEELRSLLTTQCGVISEHTKKMCTRSLRCPQHTDEQRRAVRIYFLGPSAVLPEVESSLDNDSFDMTDSQALISRLQWDGSSDLSPSDSGSSKTSENQGWGLGTNSSESRKTKKKKSHLSLVGTASGLGSNKKKKPKPPAPPTPSIYDDIN